The Procambarus clarkii isolate CNS0578487 chromosome 4, FALCON_Pclarkii_2.0, whole genome shotgun sequence genomic sequence accagccaccaccagggaccaccagccaccaccaaggaccaccagctaccaccagggaccaccagccactaccaaggaccaccagccaccaccagggacctccagccaccactagccacccccagggaccaccagccaccaccagggaccaccagccaccacaagggaccaccagccaccaccagggaccaccagccaccaccagggaccaccagccaccaccagggaccaccaaccaccactttaCTAATGCCACTGAGACACAGAAGCACAGTTGCCATCTCAGTATTACACACGACGCTACAACCACCCCAGAAAGCACGAAATTATATAAAGTTGTGAGTAGCAGTTTGGTCATTTTACCTGCCTATTATTTAATACtaaaccagccaccaccagggacctccagccaccactagccacccccagggaccaccagccaccaccagggaccaccagccaccaccagggaccaccagccaccaccagggacctccagccaccactagccaccccagggaccaccagccaccaccagggaccaccagccaccaccagggacctccagccaccactaaccacccccagggaccaccagccaccaccagggaccaccagccaccaccagggaccaccagccaccaccaaagaccaccagccaccaccagggaccaccagccaccaccagggaccaccagccaccaccagggacctccagccaccactagccacccccagggaccaccagccaccgccagggaccaccagccaccaccagggacctccagccaccactaaccaccccagggaccaccagccaccaccagggaccccagccaccaccagggaccaccagccaccaccagggaccaccagccaccaccagggaccaccagccaccaccaaggatcaccagggaccaccagggaccaccagccaccaccagggaccaccagccaccaccaaggatcaccagccaccaccagggaccaccagccaccaccaaggaccaccagccaccaccagggaccaccagctaccaccaaggaccaccagccaccaccagggaccaccagccaccagcagggaccaccagccaccaccagggaccaccagccaccaccaaggaccaccagccaccagcagggaccaccagccaccaccagggaccaccagccaccaccagggaccaccaaccaccaccagggaccaccagctaccaccagggaccaccagccaccaccaaggaccaccagccaccactattgTATGAACGAAGAACCTGTCTAATGAACTACTGGTTAAGCCATGAACATTATCGCTGGATATCCGTATCTAAAGCAGTAGGTTGGCAACTTTGTCTCACAGCATAGGCGCcaaacagctgagtggacagcgctttggattcgtagtcctgagattccgggttcgatccctggtggaggcggagacaaatgggcaaaaatgtttctttcaccctgatgccccccccccctgttacatagcagtaaataggtacctgggagttggacagctgctacgggctgcttcctggggctgtgtaacaaaaaggaggcctggtcgaggaccgggccgccaggacgttaagccccaaaatcatctccatcatcccccttccccctcatcctctctctcatTCCCCTGTTCCATCTACCACTGGTAGTTCTGGTGGCACCTCATCTACCACTGGTAGTTCTGGTGGCACCTCATCTACCACTGGTAGTTCTGGTGGTACCTCATCTACCACTGGTAGTTCTGGTGGCACCTCACCTACCACTGGCAGCTCTGGTGGCACCCCACCTACCACTGGCAGCTCTGGTGGCACCTCACCTACCACTGGTAGCTGTGGTGGCACCCCACCTACCACTGGTAGCTGTGGTGGCACCCCACCTACCACTGGTAGCTTGTGGTGGCACCTCATCTACCACTGGTAGCTCTGGTGGCACCTCACCTACCACTGGTACCTCTGGTGGCACCTCACCTACCACTGGTAGTTCTGGTGGCACCTCACCTACCACTGGTAGCTCTGGTGGCACCTCACCTACCACTGGTGGCACCTCACCTACCACTTGGTCACCTCTGGTGGCACCTCACCTACCACTGGCAGCTCTGGTGGCACCTCACCTACCACTGGTACCACTGGTGGCACCTCACCTACCACTGGTAGTTCTGGTGGCACCTCACCTACCACTGGTAGTTCTGGTGGCACCTCACCTACCACTGGTAGCTCTGGTGGCACCCCACCTACCACTGGCAGCTGTGGTGGCACCCCACCTACCACTGGTAGCTCTGGTGGCACCCCACCTACCACTGGTGGCACCCCACCTACCACTGGTAGCTGTGGTGGCACCCCACCTACCACTGGTTTCACCCCACCTACCACTGGTAGCTCTGGTGGCACCCCACCTACCACTGGCAGCTCTGGTGGCACCCCACCTACCACTGGCAGCTGTGGTGGCACCCCACCTACCACTGGTAGCTGTGGTGGCACCCCACCTACCACTGGTGGCACCCCACCTACCACTGGCAGCTCTGGTGGCACCTCACCTACCACTGGTAGCTCGGGTGGCACCTCACCTACCACTGGCAGTTCTGGTGGCACCCCATCTACCACTGGCAGTTCTGGTGGCACCCCACCTACCACTGGCAGTTCTGGTGGCACCCCACCTACCACTGGCAGTTCTGGTGGCACCCCACCTACCACTGGCAGTTCTGGTGGCACCCCACCTACCACTGGCAGTTCTGGTGGCACCCCACCTACCACTGGCAGCTTTGGTGGCACCCCACCTACCACTGGTAGCTCTGGTGGCACCCCACCTACCACTGGTAGCTCTGGTGGCACCCCACCTACCACTGGCAGCTCGGGTGGCACCTCACCTACGACTGGCAGCTCTGGTGGCACCTCACCTACGACTGGCAGCTCTGGTGGCACCTCACCTACCACTGGTGGCACCTCACCTACCACTGGCAGCTCGGGTGGCACCTCACCTACCACTGGCAGCTCTGGTGGCACCCCACCTACCACTGGCAACTCTGGTGGCACCCCACCTACCACTGGCAGCTCTGGTGGCACCCCACCTACCACTGGTGGCACCTCACCTACCACTGGTAGCTCGGGTGGCACCTCACCAACCACTGGTGGCACCCCACCTACCACTGGCAACTCTGGTGGCACCCCACCTACCACTGGCAGCTCTGGTGGCACCCCACCTACCACTGGCAGCTCGGGTGACACCCCACCTACCACTGGCAGCTCTGGTGGCACCCCACCTACCACTGGCAGCTCTGGTGGCACCCCACCTACCACTGGCAGCTCGGGTGGCACCCCACCTACCACTGGCAGCTCGGGTGGCACCCCACCTACCACTGGCAGCTCGGGTGACACCCCATCTACCACATTTCTCTATTCAGATTCGTTCCCATTTAGCACAACACTTTACTTTCCTTGTttcaccattgttttatccattctagtacTTTACCATttatccgaccgtccaagtggttgggcaccattccttcccccgtcccatcccaaatccttatcctgaccccttcccagtgctatatggtcgtaatggcttggtgctttccctgatAATTACTTCCTTCCATCCACCGGCCAAGATTTCTTTGGTTTTTCCTGTGGCACCTTATCGAAAGGCTTTAGGAAAGTCCCTGTATACGACATCCTCCGGAAGGCCTTTGTCTGGGTAGCTGGCGAACGTTTCCGacagtgttatcttgagatgatttcggggctttttagtgtccccgcggcgcggtcctcgaccagggcctccacccccaggaagcagcccgtgacagctgactaactcccaggtacctatttactgctgtggTGTGTGGGCAAGTTTGTGTGGTGTCAACCTGATCGGCCGGGTGtaagtaccttaccttgaggttaccttgagatggtttcggggcttagcatccccgcggcccagtcgctcctcgttgctggactggtcaaccaggttgttggaggcagctgctcgcagcctgacgtatgagtcacggcttggttgatcaggttcacagtctggttgatcaagtaGCACAAGACTATAATATGATAATAATTATTCACTCCgtcgagggacaggaagccagagtatattcatacacattttggcttttatcgaggtcctccctcccccccccccagaacgaattactgaccccacccaggaggcaaccccacaacaagcagactaactcctgagtacctactcactgctaagtgaacagacccattaggtgaaaggaaatgtgctaaACCATTTCTATTCTGCAGGGGACtctaacccggaattctcgatacgaacccgactgtactactgggaccctctGTCCCGGTATACAGTggagtgtgtatgtatatgtgtgagttattaattgtggagtgagtgtatgtttagcaaaatccatgtatgTTATGTTCCTCACTCTGCTcttctcacaatacactactcgaTAATCTATCACTATCAAACATACAGTATGTTTGCTAGGGGTTCAACCAATGCAAACTATCTCAAGCTCATCACCTCCCAGCAAAAATCGGAAGTATTACAAATTCAGTCTTCCTGCAACCtggttaatggggttctgggaggttttctactccccaagcccagcccgaggccaggcttgaattgtgagagtttggtccactaggctgttgcttggagcggcccgcaggcccacatacccaccataacccggttggtccggtactccttgaaggaaacaatctagtttcctcttgaagatgtccacggttgttcctgcaatatttcttatgctcgctgggagggtgttgaacaatcgcggacctctgatgtttatacagtgttctccgattgtgcctatggcacctctgctcttcactggttctattctgcattttcttccatatcgttcactccagtacgttgttattttactgtgtagatttgggacctgtccctccagtattttccatgtgtatattatttgatatctttctcgtcgtctttctagtgagtgcatttggagagctttgagacgatcccaataatttagtgctttattgcgtctatgtataccgtatatgttctctgtattccctctatttcagcaatctctcctgctctgaagggggaagtgagtactgagcagtactcaagacgggacaacacaagtgacttgaagagtacaaccattgtgatgggatccctggatttgaaagttctcgtaatccatcctatcatttttctgactgacgcaatatttgcttggttatgctccttaaacgttaagtcgtcagacatcattattcccaaatcctttacatgcttctttcttactatgggcacatttgattgtgttttgtaccctgtattatgtttaaggtcctcatttttatcgtacctgAGTATTTGGAATTTAtcattgttaaacatcatgttactttctgttgcccagtcgaaaactttattaatatctgcttgaagtttttcaatgtcttcagccgaagtAATTATCAGgctgatttttgtgtcgtctgcagaggatgatacgaagctgtgacttgtatttttgtctatatctgatgtaAGAattaggaaaagcagcggtgcaaggactgtaccctgaggtacagagcttttaactgcgcttggactagattttatatggttgactgtcctCCAACAAGTctcttggacggtagagcgacagtctcgtttcatgcaggtcggcgttgagTCCCCGatcgcccaagtggttgggcaccattccttcacccccgtcccatcccaggtccttatcctgatcccttcccagtgctatatagtcgtaatggctaggcGCTTTACTCGGATAATTCCCTCCCTGTTACTcgttgagtcctgtttgacagaaaactgagtatccagcgtcctactttaccggttattcccattgacctcattttgtgtgctatcactccatggtcatatttatcgaaagcctttgcgaagtccgtgtatatcacatcagcattttgtttttcttctaatgcctcagtgattttgtcttagtgatcaagtagctgtgagaagcATGATctccccgctcgaaatccatgttggcctgggttgtgaaggtcatttgtctccatgaaattggtgacctgactcctaatcactctctcaaatacttttattatgtgggacgttagtgcaactggtctataattctttgccaatgctttgctccctcccttgtgtagaggggctatgtctgctactttaagtgcatctggtatcacccccgtgtccaagctcttcctccacactatactgagtgcctgtgccactggcactttgcatttctttataaatattgaattccatgaatctggacccggagctgagtgcatgggcatgttttcaatttctttcaaaatctagtacgctcgtgttgatatcagttatatttacaagtgtttggatatcacgcataaagaaattgtctgtgtcttccactttcatgttgtttatcggagtgctaaacatgtcctcatactgcttttttacgatttcactaatttctttgtcatcctccgtgtatgaaccttcacttgtacgaataggtccaatactgacagtggtttttgcttttgatttctcatatgtgaaggaatattttggatttttctttatttcctgaattgctttctgttctaacagaACAAGtctgatatgagtgtttcaatctcCGCTCGATTTGTTCAATAAATTTAAATTaaactatttaaattattccttctttgtagggAAAGTCATGTCTGGTTAAGCATTTCCgctatttttttctttcttttatagtgtcgtctgcgttctctttctacgttggacctttttctggctttcctcaaaggaacatgtttcagacttgatacgcttccgaaatcagtttttctattccttctgtaggacttgtattacttagaacagtttcccatggaatgtttgtaagttccctgtttattttctcccagtctatccttttgttattaaaattgaatttactgaatagcccctctcgcttgatcaacgttttaggtctattctgagtattgatggtcgtttgcacttcaatgagcttgtgatctgagtatgtggtatttgatatcgtaatgtccctgattatgtcttcattgttcgtaaagaccagatctagaatattttcatttctcgttggctctgatatctgctggttgagtgaaaatttgtcacagaatttaagtagttctctaatctgtgattGGTTCGGTCCcgttagatttcctggtataatattattgtttgctattctccacctgagactaggcaagtggaAGTCacttaggaagataatatcaggtatcgggttctccaaattatcaaggctattctctattttgtttatctgttctgtgaattcctcggccgttgcatctgtcggtttgtatattagaataatcactaagtttattttctctatttttaatcctagtacctctaccacctcatttataacgttaaggagctccgagcatacaagatcttccctaatatacagacccactcttccatgtgacctaattttcctatcaccctgtataggttatatcctggaatccagatctcactgtccaacaattcccctgcatgggtttctgtgaaagctccaaatactgcatttgactccgtgaggaggctatttatgaactgtactttgttgtttgttcttgttttcagtctttGTATGTTGACAAAGATTAAGGAGGATACTCTATTAGGCATGGTTggactgggagactttttcggcaagcccattatgcgtggacatattgagtttgttctgaccagtactgattgttgtaggccagttgtctgtcgtagttgtagttcctttTTGGTGTGTAATTGCATCTGTAATTTTGGTATGCAAGTGGGTCTGGCATCCAGTCCATACATTCTCTATGCTCCTCCTTTTGAAATctttcggtctggtataaaatATTTATCGAGTtttctccaaattcattatcctgcttgccactctttatgtagcattctgtgcctttcacgtgaaagtatgggcagctgagattatagcattttctgtcctccagtgaggtttggcacatgtcaggatggaaaaaacctacatattgatccaaatcgacactgacctttcctaagcatattaaaAAAAgaattgggatgttggtaactgcattctaatcctttcttagtaccagcatatctatgtctgcatatgccccttgaataaaatttgcataagtctgtcctagtCTGACCCGCTCTCGCTGGTCTGGTCTGACTCGACTCcctcaacacacagcccctctgtttaaatccctaagtaTGCTAAGCANNNNNNNNNNNNNNNNNNNNNNNNNNNNNNNNNNNNNNNNNNNNNNNNNNNNNNNNNNNNNNNNNNNNNNNNNNNNNNNNNNNNNNNNNNNNNNNNNNNNNNNNNNNNNNNNNNNNNNNNNNNNNNNNNNNNNNNNNNNNNNNNNNNNNNNNNNNNNNNNNNNNNNNNNNNNNNNNNNNNNNNNNNNNNNNNNNNNNNNNNNNNNNNNNNNNNNNNNNNNNNNNNNNNNNNNNNNNNNNNNNNNNNNNNNNNNNNNNNNNNNNNNNNNNNNNNNNNNNNNNNNNNNNNNNNNNNNNNNNNNNNNNNNNNNNNNNNNNNNNNNNNNNNNNNNNNNNNNNNNNNNNNNNNNNNNNNNNNNNNNNNNNNNNNNNNNNNNNNNNNNNNNNNNNNNNNNNNNNNNNNNNNNNNNNNNNNNNNNNNNNNNNNNNNNNNNNNNNNNNNNNNNNNNNNNNNNNNNNNNNNNNNNNNNNNNNNNNNNNNNNNNNNNNNNNNNNNNNNNNacctgccagctacaggctggatttgtggttgaaggcctccacgacggtgcacccagtgggactgtgatttggttggcttgtggccagggtagactcgccgaGAGAATCGGAGGATTCTTTGTGGGC encodes the following:
- the LOC138370700 gene encoding apomucin-like, with translation MYTFLWWHLTYHWWHLTYHLVTSGGTSPTTGSSGGTSPTTGTTGGTSPTTGSSGGTSPTTGSSGGTSPTTGSSGGTPPTTGSCGGTPPTTGSSGGTPPTTGGTPPTTGSCGGTPPTTGFTPPTTGSSGGTPPTTGSSGGTPPTTGSCGGTPPTTGSCGGTPPTTGGTPPTTGSSGGTSPTTGSSGGTSPTTGSSGGTPSTTGSSGGTPPTTGSSGGTPPTTGSSGGTPPTTGSSGGTPPTTGSSGGTPPTTGSFGGTPPTTGSSGGTPPTTGSSGGTPPTTGSSGGTSPTTGSSGGTSPTTGSSGGTSPTTGGTSPTTGSSGGTSPTTGSSGGTPPTTGNSGGTPPTTGSSGGTPPTTGGTSPTTGSSGGTSPTTGGTPPTTGNSGGTPPTTGSSGGTPPTTGSSGDTPPTTGSSGGTPPTTGSSGGTPPTTGSSGGTPPTTGSSGGTPPTTGSSGKVMSG